Proteins encoded in a region of the Clostridium beijerinckii genome:
- a CDS encoding NAD(P)/FAD-dependent oxidoreductase: protein MAIRINNINLSLDDDLNILEKKICKKLNISKEDISRLDIIKRSIDARKKNDIKISFSVNVFCKKEKMLLSRIHDKDISFEEIREIESIKSGTEEIKARPVVVGFGPAGIFAALTLARYGYRPIVYERGEDVDKRTETVEKFWKDGCLNLESNVQFGEGGAGAFSDGKLTTRIKDHRCSFVLDELIKAGAPAEIKYESKAHVGTDLLKGVVKNIREEIKRLGGEVNFNSKLEKITYKDGKLESIVVNGKNITCEALVLAIGHSSRDTYEMLYRENVSMDAKAFAIGVRIEHPQELINVNQYGNNHNHPKLHAADYRLTYQSEKLKRGVYSFCMCPGGVVVAAASEEGRLVSNGMSYHARDLDNANSALVVTVSPEDFEGSSPLRGMEFQRHYESLAFKLGGGNYKAPVQLVGDFMKDRVSTKLGEVIPSYTAGYEFRELKECLPDYVVEALKEGIINFDKKIKGYAREDAILTGIETRTSAPVRLNRNTSLESINVCGLYPTGEGAGFAGGIISAAVDGIKVAEHIIEKFDLPK from the coding sequence GTGGCTATAAGAATAAATAATATAAATTTAAGTTTAGATGATGATTTAAATATTTTAGAGAAAAAAATATGTAAAAAGCTAAATATATCAAAGGAAGATATTAGTAGGTTAGATATAATTAAGAGAAGTATAGATGCAAGAAAAAAGAATGATATAAAAATAAGCTTTAGTGTCAATGTATTTTGTAAAAAAGAGAAAATGTTACTATCAAGAATACATGATAAGGATATAAGTTTTGAAGAAATTAGAGAAATTGAGTCAATAAAAAGTGGTACTGAAGAAATTAAAGCGAGACCAGTAGTTGTAGGATTTGGACCAGCAGGAATTTTTGCAGCATTAACATTAGCAAGGTATGGATATAGACCAATTGTGTATGAACGTGGGGAAGATGTAGATAAAAGAACTGAGACTGTGGAAAAGTTTTGGAAGGATGGATGTCTTAATTTAGAATCAAATGTTCAATTTGGGGAAGGAGGAGCAGGCGCATTTTCTGATGGAAAATTAACTACAAGAATTAAAGATCACAGGTGTTCATTTGTCCTTGATGAACTAATAAAGGCAGGGGCACCGGCAGAAATTAAATATGAGAGCAAAGCCCATGTTGGAACAGATCTTTTAAAAGGTGTGGTTAAGAATATCAGAGAAGAAATAAAGAGGCTTGGAGGCGAGGTTAATTTTAATTCTAAGTTAGAGAAAATAACATATAAAGATGGAAAGTTAGAGAGCATAGTAGTTAATGGAAAGAATATTACATGTGAGGCTTTAGTGCTAGCTATAGGACATAGTTCAAGAGATACATATGAGATGTTATATAGAGAAAATGTATCAATGGATGCAAAGGCATTTGCAATAGGGGTAAGGATTGAACATCCACAAGAATTAATAAATGTTAACCAATATGGCAACAATCATAATCATCCTAAATTACATGCTGCAGATTACAGACTTACATATCAAAGCGAAAAGCTAAAAAGAGGTGTATATTCATTTTGTATGTGCCCTGGTGGAGTAGTGGTTGCAGCAGCATCAGAAGAAGGAAGACTTGTGTCTAATGGTATGAGTTATCATGCAAGAGATTTAGATAATGCGAATTCAGCACTAGTGGTAACTGTCTCCCCAGAAGATTTTGAAGGAAGTTCACCGCTTAGAGGAATGGAATTTCAAAGGCACTACGAAAGTTTAGCGTTTAAGCTAGGTGGTGGAAATTATAAAGCACCTGTTCAATTAGTAGGAGACTTCATGAAGGATAGAGTGTCAACTAAGTTAGGTGAGGTAATCCCAAGTTATACTGCAGGGTATGAATTCAGGGAATTAAAAGAATGTCTACCTGATTATGTTGTAGAAGCTCTTAAAGAAGGAATTATAAATTTTGATAAAAAGATAAAAGGGTATGCAAGAGAAGATGCAATTTTAACGGGAATTGAGACAAGAACATCAGCGCCAGTTAGATTGAATAGAAATACTTCGCTTGAAAGTATAAATGTATGCGGACTTTATCCAACTGGAGAAGGGGCAGGATTTGCAGGTGGCATAATATCAGCGGCTGTTGACGGGATAAAGGTTGCCGAACACATAATTGAAAAATTCGATTTACCAAAATAA
- the ptb gene encoding phosphate butyryltransferase, translated as MQKMSKNFDELLSRLKEVPTKKVAVAVAQDEPVLEAIKEATENNIAQAILVGDKQQIHEIAKKINLDLSDYEIMDIKDPKKATLEAVKLVSSGHADMLMKGLVDTATFLRSVLNKEVGLRTGKLMSHVAVFDVEGWDRLLFLTDAAFNTYPEFKDKVGMINNAVVVAHACGIDVPRVAPICPVEVVNTSMQSTVDAALLAKMSDRGQIKGCIIDGPFALDNAISEEAAHHKGVTGSVAGKADILLLPNIEAANVMYKTLTYFSKSRNGGLLVGTSAPVILTSRADSFETKVNSIALAALVAARNK; from the coding sequence GTGCAAAAAATGAGTAAAAACTTTGATGAGTTATTATCAAGATTAAAGGAAGTTCCAACAAAAAAAGTGGCTGTAGCTGTAGCACAAGATGAACCAGTATTAGAAGCTATAAAAGAAGCTACAGAAAATAACATCGCACAAGCAATATTGGTTGGTGATAAACAACAGATTCATGAAATCGCAAAGAAAATAAACTTGGATTTATCTGATTATGAAATAATGGATATTAAAGATCCAAAGAAAGCAACATTAGAAGCGGTAAAATTAGTTTCAAGTGGTCATGCAGATATGTTAATGAAGGGGCTAGTTGATACTGCAACATTCCTAAGAAGCGTATTAAACAAAGAGGTTGGTCTTAGAACAGGAAAATTAATGTCCCATGTAGCTGTGTTTGATGTGGAAGGTTGGGATAGACTATTATTTTTAACTGATGCAGCATTTAATACATACCCAGAATTTAAGGATAAAGTTGGAATGATAAATAATGCAGTTGTAGTTGCTCATGCATGTGGAATAGATGTTCCAAGAGTAGCGCCTATATGCCCAGTTGAAGTTGTAAATACAAGTATGCAATCAACAGTTGATGCTGCATTGTTAGCTAAAATGAGTGATAGGGGGCAAATTAAAGGATGCATAATTGATGGACCTTTTGCCTTAGATAATGCAATATCAGAAGAAGCAGCTCATCATAAAGGTGTTACAGGATCAGTAGCAGGTAAAGCTGATATATTATTATTACCAAATATAGAAGCAGCAAATGTAATGTATAAGACATTAACATATTTCTCAAAATCAAGAAATGGTGGACTTTTAGTAGGTACATCAGCACCAGTAATTTTAACTTCAAGAGCAGATTCGTTCGAAACTAAAGTTAATTCAATTGCTCTTGCAGCATTAGTTGCAGCAAGAAATAAGTAA
- the buk gene encoding butyrate kinase → MSYKLLIINPGSTSTKIGVYEGEKELFEETLRHTNEEIKRYDTIYDQFEFRKEVILNVLKEKNFDIKTLSAIVGRGGMLRPVEGGTYAVNDAMVEDLKVGVQGPHASNLGGIIAKSIGDELNIPSFIVDPVVTDELADVARLSGVPELPRKSKFHALNQKAVAKRYGKESGQGYENLNLVVVHMGGGVSVGAHNHGKVVDVNNALDGDGPFSPERAGSVPIGDLVKMCFSGKYSEAEVYGKVVGKGGFVGYLNTNDVKGVIDKMEEGDKECESIYKAFVYQISKAIGEMSVVLEGKVDQIIFTGGIAYSPTLVPDLKAKVEWIAPVTVYPGEDELLALAQGAIRVLDGEEQAKVY, encoded by the coding sequence ATGTCATATAAGCTATTAATAATCAATCCAGGTTCAACATCAACAAAGATTGGTGTTTACGAAGGAGAAAAGGAACTATTTGAAGAAACTTTAAGACACACAAATGAAGAAATAAAGAGATATGATACAATATATGATCAATTCGAATTTAGAAAAGAAGTTATATTAAATGTTCTTAAAGAAAAGAATTTTGATATAAAGACTTTAAGTGCTATTGTTGGTAGAGGTGGAATGCTTAGACCAGTTGAAGGTGGAACATATGCAGTAAATGATGCAATGGTTGAAGATTTAAAAGTTGGAGTTCAAGGACCTCATGCTTCTAACCTTGGTGGAATAATTGCTAAGTCAATTGGAGATGAATTAAATATTCCATCATTTATAGTAGATCCAGTTGTTACAGATGAGTTAGCAGATGTAGCAAGACTATCTGGAGTACCAGAATTACCAAGAAAAAGTAAATTCCACGCTTTAAATCAAAAAGCAGTAGCTAAAAGATATGGAAAAGAAAGTGGACAAGGATATGAAAACCTAAATCTTGTAGTTGTACATATGGGTGGAGGCGTTTCAGTTGGTGCTCACAATCATGGGAAAGTTGTCGATGTAAATAATGCATTAGATGGAGATGGCCCATTCTCACCAGAAAGAGCTGGATCAGTTCCAATTGGTGATTTAGTTAAAATGTGTTTTAGTGGAAAATATAGTGAAGCAGAAGTATATGGCAAGGTTGTAGGAAAAGGTGGATTTGTTGGTTATCTAAACACAAATGATGTAAAAGGTGTTATTGATAAGATGGAAGAAGGAGATAAAGAATGTGAATCAATATATAAAGCATTTGTTTATCAAATTTCGAAAGCAATTGGAGAAATGTCAGTTGTATTAGAAGGTAAAGTTGATCAAATTATTTTTACCGGAGGAATTGCATACTCACCAACACTTGTTCCAGACCTTAAAGCAAAAGTTGAATGGATAGCCCCAGTTACAGTTTATCCTGGAGAAGATGAATTACTTGCTCTAGCTCAAGGTGCTATAAGAGTACTTGATGGAGAAGAACAAGCTAAGGTTTACTAG
- a CDS encoding HD domain-containing protein, with amino-acid sequence MDRFNCILNDTEYIYYLKRNKKFEKDRKFCKHNLKHFLDVARIAQLINLEEGLGFNKEIIYTTAILHDIGKSLQYENGTPHEIASWEISKEILHNYRYNEEEIEIIKQGILGHRDKKSENFAQLMYRADKLSRLCISCKSIDECNWGDEKKNFKIYY; translated from the coding sequence ATGGATAGATTTAATTGTATTTTGAATGACACAGAATATATATATTATCTAAAAAGAAATAAAAAGTTTGAAAAAGATAGAAAATTTTGCAAGCATAATTTAAAACACTTTTTAGATGTAGCACGAATAGCACAATTGATAAATCTCGAAGAAGGTTTAGGATTTAACAAAGAAATTATATATACTACTGCAATTCTCCACGACATAGGAAAGTCGCTTCAGTATGAAAATGGAACACCTCATGAAATAGCATCATGGGAGATTTCAAAAGAAATTTTACATAATTACAGATATAATGAGGAAGAAATTGAAATCATAAAACAAGGAATACTAGGTCATAGAGATAAAAAAAGTGAAAACTTTGCGCAGCTCATGTATAGAGCAGATAAACTCTCACGACTGTGCATTAGCTGCAAGTCTATTGATGAATGTAATTGGGGAGATGAAAAGAAAAATTTTAAAATATATTATTAA
- the folP gene encoding dihydropteroate synthase → MKIGSKEFNIGERTYIMGILNFTPDSFSDGGKFNDIDIAIKHVKEMIDNGADIIDVGGESTRPGYEIVSEEEEISRVVPIIKAIKENFDISVSIDTYKAKVAEQAIKAGANLINDIWGFKKDKDMAKVAAKYNVPCCLMHNRDNTEYKNLMEDILNDLKECINIAKDAGVKDENIILDPGIGFGKTYEQNLETMNNLERIKDLGYPILLGTSRKSMIGLALNLPVEERIEGTVATTVIGIMKDACDFVRVHDVLENSRAAKMTDIIVRR, encoded by the coding sequence ATGAAAATAGGAAGTAAGGAATTTAATATAGGGGAGAGAACATATATTATGGGAATATTAAATTTTACTCCAGATTCTTTCTCAGATGGAGGAAAATTTAATGACATCGATATTGCTATAAAACATGTGAAGGAAATGATAGATAATGGAGCTGACATAATAGATGTAGGAGGGGAATCTACAAGACCTGGATATGAGATAGTAAGTGAAGAAGAAGAAATTTCAAGAGTTGTACCTATAATAAAGGCTATAAAAGAAAATTTCGATATATCAGTATCAATAGATACATATAAAGCTAAAGTTGCAGAGCAGGCAATAAAAGCTGGTGCGAACCTTATTAATGATATATGGGGATTTAAAAAAGATAAAGATATGGCAAAAGTTGCGGCAAAATATAATGTACCTTGTTGTCTAATGCATAATAGAGATAATACAGAGTATAAAAATTTAATGGAAGATATATTAAATGATCTGAAAGAATGTATTAATATTGCTAAGGATGCTGGAGTAAAAGACGAAAATATAATATTAGATCCAGGCATAGGTTTTGGAAAGACTTATGAACAAAATTTAGAAACTATGAATAACTTAGAAAGAATCAAAGACTTGGGATATCCGATATTGCTTGGTACATCTAGGAAGTCTATGATAGGATTAGCTCTTAATTTACCTGTAGAGGAAAGAATAGAGGGGACAGTTGCAACAACAGTTATTGGAATAATGAAAGATGCTTGTGATTTTGTAAGAGTTCATGATGTGCTTGAAAATTCAAGAGCAGCAAAGATGACTGATATAATCGTAAGAAGATAG
- the folK gene encoding 2-amino-4-hydroxy-6-hydroxymethyldihydropteridine diphosphokinase, with protein MDKMYIRELELFGFHGVFEEEKRLGQKFILSFELDIDLKLAGKTGDLTKTVHYGELCEKIEDEFKRKNYDLIETATLNLADFILNEYKIIEGVKVFLKKPWAPIKKHLDTVEIMIERRRHKAYISLGSNIGNKEQYLEDAINKISAEKNIEIIRKSSFIKTKPWGYLEQEDFLNGVVEIETILEAEELMDLLLGIETDLDRKRTIKWGPRTIDLDIIMYDSVVSSNEKVILPHPRMHEREFVLKPLSEIAPYLMHPVLNKRVFTLLEELEKKEN; from the coding sequence TTGGATAAGATGTATATAAGGGAGCTAGAGTTATTTGGTTTTCATGGAGTTTTCGAAGAGGAAAAAAGATTAGGTCAAAAGTTCATTTTATCTTTTGAGTTAGATATAGATCTAAAATTAGCAGGAAAAACTGGAGATTTAACTAAAACAGTTCATTATGGTGAATTGTGTGAAAAAATTGAAGACGAATTTAAAAGAAAGAACTATGATCTTATAGAAACAGCAACTTTAAATTTAGCTGATTTTATTCTTAATGAATATAAGATAATAGAAGGTGTTAAGGTGTTCTTAAAAAAACCTTGGGCACCTATAAAGAAACATTTAGATACTGTAGAAATAATGATTGAAAGAAGAAGGCACAAAGCATATATAAGTTTAGGATCCAATATCGGGAATAAGGAACAATATTTAGAGGACGCAATAAATAAAATATCTGCAGAAAAAAATATTGAAATAATAAGAAAGTCATCGTTTATTAAAACAAAACCATGGGGATACTTAGAACAGGAAGATTTTTTAAATGGTGTTGTGGAAATAGAAACCATATTAGAAGCAGAAGAACTTATGGATTTATTACTTGGAATTGAAACAGATCTAGATAGAAAGAGGACTATAAAGTGGGGACCTAGAACTATTGATCTGGATATTATTATGTATGATTCAGTGGTTTCTTCAAATGAAAAGGTGATTCTCCCACACCCAAGAATGCATGAGAGAGAATTTGTATTAAAACCATTAAGTGAAATAGCACCATATCTTATGCATCCTGTGCTCAATAAGAGAGTATTTACTCTTTTAGAGGAGCTAGAGAAAAAAGAAAATTAA
- a CDS encoding DDE-type integrase/transposase/recombinase: MINKFLLETVIYLIEIIKYLMTLLVGKNLLKSISDEPVKKEYRKLQVDDQPIFDVPEKLNYKLLIAEYEFKHGKEFAPVKPRKNKALAPKDVICPKCGAPHTYLYDNNGGRGQYLCKVCDTTFNPKNYYQKSIVLRCPHCSKTLERIKARKDFYVYKCKNDNCSFYQNNLKSMTKSEKQDFKKNPGKFKVRYIFRDFTFDFKPLSKESPVKSKVSLPNIMISSYTLGLILTYYVNYGLSSRKTAALLKDIHDIKISHQAILNYVNAVSIVVKPFIDNYDYKLSDSFCGDETYIKVNGKWNYIFFFFDAVKKIILSYRVSPHRDTETAVKAIDDVLSKLKEIPEDLNLITDGNPIYLLAQHFFASHSIKFDVTQVIGLTNKDEVSKEYRPLKQIIERLNRTFKGNYRATTGFGSPNGSVAFVTMFVAYFNFLRPHSALEGKTPVILEELESMSNMPTRWCKFIELSQDFVLNNCTITA; this comes from the coding sequence ATGATTAATAAGTTTCTTCTTGAAACTGTAATTTATCTTATTGAAATTATAAAGTATCTCATGACTTTGCTGGTTGGCAAAAACTTGCTTAAAAGCATTTCGGACGAACCTGTTAAGAAAGAATACCGAAAGCTTCAAGTAGATGATCAACCAATCTTTGATGTTCCCGAAAAACTTAACTATAAGCTTCTAATAGCTGAATATGAGTTTAAGCACGGCAAAGAATTTGCTCCTGTGAAACCTCGCAAAAACAAAGCGTTAGCTCCTAAGGATGTTATCTGTCCTAAGTGTGGTGCTCCACATACCTATCTTTACGATAATAACGGAGGCCGAGGACAATATCTTTGCAAAGTCTGTGATACCACATTCAATCCTAAAAATTACTATCAGAAATCCATAGTGTTAAGATGTCCTCACTGCAGTAAAACACTTGAAAGAATCAAGGCGCGTAAGGATTTCTACGTTTATAAGTGTAAGAATGATAATTGCTCTTTTTACCAAAATAATCTTAAATCAATGACAAAATCTGAAAAACAAGATTTTAAGAAGAATCCTGGTAAGTTCAAAGTTAGATACATATTTAGAGATTTCACTTTTGACTTTAAGCCACTTTCTAAAGAAAGTCCGGTAAAATCAAAGGTTTCTCTTCCAAACATTATGATTTCTTCTTACACCTTAGGACTCATTCTAACTTACTACGTTAACTACGGTTTATCTTCCAGAAAGACAGCTGCATTGCTTAAAGATATTCATGATATTAAAATATCTCATCAAGCAATTTTAAACTATGTTAATGCCGTTTCAATTGTAGTTAAGCCATTTATAGATAACTACGATTATAAACTTTCTGACTCTTTCTGCGGCGATGAAACCTACATAAAAGTTAACGGTAAGTGGAACTATATTTTCTTCTTTTTTGATGCTGTTAAAAAGATTATTCTATCTTACAGAGTATCACCACATAGAGATACCGAAACGGCTGTAAAAGCCATCGATGATGTTCTAAGTAAGTTAAAAGAAATACCTGAAGATCTTAATCTTATAACTGATGGTAACCCTATATATCTTCTTGCACAGCACTTCTTTGCAAGCCATAGTATAAAATTCGATGTTACTCAAGTTATAGGCTTAACCAATAAAGATGAAGTTTCAAAAGAATATAGGCCATTGAAGCAAATTATTGAACGTCTTAACCGAACCTTTAAAGGCAATTATAGAGCTACTACTGGCTTCGGAAGTCCTAACGGGTCGGTTGCATTTGTAACTATGTTTGTGGCATACTTTAACTTTCTAAGACCACATTCTGCCCTTGAAGGCAAAACTCCTGTAATCCTTGAAGAGTTAGAGTCAATGTCCAACATGCCTACTAGATGGTGCAAATTTATTGAACTATCTCAAGACTTTGTTCTAAATAACTGTACAATAACTGCCTAA